From Pandoraea vervacti, the proteins below share one genomic window:
- the queF gene encoding NADPH-dependent 7-cyano-7-deazaguanine reductase QueF (Catalyzes the NADPH-dependent reduction of 7-cyano-7-deazaguanine (preQ0) to 7-aminomethyl-7-deazaguanine (preQ1) in queuosine biosynthesis), producing the protein MTTPEQSTLGKEVAYTEHYDPSQLFPIARAPARAEIGVPDTLPFFGADIWNGYELSWLNEKGKPQIALLTAIVPADSPFIIESKSFKLYLGSFAQTKLANLDAARALIQQDLSEAASAPVQVRLTDPSGFGKLALDELDGLLVDRLDVDTDIYVPDASLLTAAFDEPHVDETLVSNLLKSNCPVTGQPDWGSLQIRYVGPPIDQEGLLKYVISYRRHTGFHEQCVEGIFMDILRQCKPSQLAVYARYTRRGGLDINPFRTNFTLPMPDNARTARQ; encoded by the coding sequence ATGACCACGCCTGAACAATCCACGCTCGGCAAGGAAGTTGCCTACACCGAGCATTACGACCCCTCGCAACTCTTCCCGATTGCCCGTGCCCCCGCGCGAGCGGAGATCGGCGTGCCGGACACGCTGCCGTTCTTCGGCGCCGACATCTGGAACGGCTACGAACTCTCGTGGCTCAATGAAAAGGGCAAACCGCAGATCGCGCTCCTGACGGCCATCGTGCCGGCAGACTCGCCTTTCATCATCGAGTCCAAGTCGTTCAAGCTGTACCTCGGCTCGTTCGCACAAACGAAGCTCGCCAATCTGGATGCCGCGCGCGCGCTCATTCAGCAGGACCTGTCGGAAGCCGCCAGCGCCCCCGTACAGGTCCGGCTCACCGATCCGAGCGGCTTCGGCAAGCTTGCGCTTGACGAACTCGACGGTCTGCTCGTTGACCGGCTGGACGTGGACACTGACATCTACGTGCCGGACGCTTCGCTGCTCACTGCCGCGTTCGACGAGCCGCACGTGGACGAGACACTCGTGTCCAATCTGCTGAAGTCGAACTGTCCGGTCACCGGCCAGCCCGACTGGGGCAGCTTGCAGATTCGCTACGTCGGCCCGCCGATCGATCAGGAAGGCCTGCTCAAGTACGTGATTTCGTACCGCCGTCACACCGGCTTCCACGAGCAATGCGTGGAGGGCATCTTCATGGACATTCTGCGTCAGTGCAAACCGAGCCAACTGGCCGTGTATGCGCGCTACACGCGACGCGGCGGTCTCGACATCAATCCGTTTCGCACCAACTTCACGTTGCCGATGCCGGACAATGCGCGTACCGCGCGTCAGTAA